From a single Brassica napus cultivar Da-Ae chromosome C9, Da-Ae, whole genome shotgun sequence genomic region:
- the LOC125592685 gene encoding uncharacterized protein LOC125592685 yields MPKKFSFPNIKMYDGTGDPDDHIAQYKQWMLAVALPREFHEATMCKVFGSTLIGPALQWYINLPIRSISSFTTLSDGFVEQFATSVEPLRDYIARFNQEKVSIPECNVTTTISAYKRGMLPYEDLYKELTKYQCKTMEDVLSRALAHIKWEEDVASRARTQHKQATRQDRSDRDERSSQKPTKDQVGRNWGRYMSRPLERAEGMSVSTWPDISHFYVSQPELINALRQMGQLVKWPPKMRTEDCIALKIEVNELLQKRYLREFLSEKAKNLLSKETPMKSAETKPASPPRQDRVIHVISGGSKISGKSHAAAKKSTRNAKLGLETSKSKRLLLGSDEIGLMAKEQEKVLAPHHDALVVSLTVAKCLVRRILVDNGSSSNIIFQTAYQDLGLDESVLTRRITPLVGFSG; encoded by the exons ATGCCGAAAAAGTTCTCCTTCCCCAACATAAAGATGTATGATGGCACCGGCGACCCTGACGACCACATCGCTCAGTACAAACAATGGATGCTAGCTGTAGCACTCCCAAGGGAGTTCCACGAGGCCACCATGTGCAAGGTATTCGGCTCAACCCTGATCGGACCCGCGTTGCAATGGTACATTAATCTACCCATCAGATCCATATCTTCGTTCACAACTCTCAGCGATGGGTTCGTGGAGCAGTTCGCAA CATCGGTCGAACCCCTTCGCGATTACATAGCTCGCTTCAATCAGGAAAAGGTATCGATTCCTGAATGCAACGTTACCACAACAATCTCAGCCTACAAAAGAGGCATGCTCCCATACGAGGATCTCTACAAGGAACTGACTAAGTATCAGTGTAAAACTATGGAAGACGTATTATCCCGAGCCTTGGCCCATATAAAATGGGAGGAAGACGTCGCAAGCCGCGCTAGGACTCAGCATAAACAAGCAACCAGGCAAGACCGGAGTGATCGAGACGAGAGGTCCTCCCAGAAACCCACAAAAGACCAAGTGGGCAGGAACTGGGGCAGGTACATGAGCCGTCCACTCGAGAGAGCGGAAGGGATGTCGGTGTCTACCTGGCCAGATATCTCACACTTTTATGTATCCCAACCAGAGCTAATCAACGCCCTAAGGCAGATGGGTCAACTGGTTAAATGGCCCCCAAAGATGAG GACGGAGGATTGCATCGCACTGAAGATTGAAGTCAACGAACTACTCCAGAAGAGATACCTTCGGGAGTTCCTATCAGAAAAGGCGAAGAACCTCCTAAGCAAGGAGACACCCATGAAATCTGCTGAAACCAAGCCCGCGTCACCACCTCGACAGGACCGAGTGATCCATGTCATCTCCGGAGGTTCGAAGATAAGCGGCAAAAGCCATGCAGCCGCAAAGAAGAGCACGCGAAACGCCAAACTTGGCCTGGAGACGTCCAAATCAAAACGGCTACTCTTGGGATCAGACGAAATAGGCTTAATGGCAAAGGAACAAGAGAAGGTCCTAGCTCCCCATCATGACGCTCTGGTGGTATCGCTTACCGTAGCAAAATGCTTGGTAAGGAGGATCCTAGTAGATAACGGAAGCTCCAGTAACATCATCTTCCAGACCGCCTATCAGGACCTGGGATTGGATGAAAGTGTCTTAACTAGGAGGATAACCCCACTCGTGGGATTCAGCGGATAG